The Methylomonas koyamae genome has a segment encoding these proteins:
- a CDS encoding TetR/AcrR family transcriptional regulator: protein MARRSEHSQEQIREMVLKAAETIVIEDGFNALTVRKIALEIGYTVGSIYMVFANMNDLATHVKARTLDELAEHLQQGGAEGGAERRLMALANTYLQFAASHFNRWRMIFDAQSDAPLPDWYQAKVEQMFAIVEALFGQLAPEISAEQNRLASRALWSGVHGICILSLTGEHQPGEVEAAGKAVELLVWTFIQGWKIAPNPANARPPE from the coding sequence ATGGCAAGAAGAAGCGAGCATAGTCAGGAGCAAATCCGGGAAATGGTGCTGAAGGCGGCGGAAACCATAGTCATAGAGGACGGTTTCAACGCTTTGACGGTCAGGAAGATTGCGCTGGAAATCGGCTATACGGTCGGTAGTATTTACATGGTATTTGCCAATATGAACGATTTGGCAACCCATGTTAAAGCCAGGACTCTGGACGAACTCGCCGAGCATTTGCAGCAGGGCGGGGCGGAAGGCGGCGCCGAACGCCGGTTGATGGCGCTGGCGAACACGTATCTGCAATTTGCCGCCAGCCATTTCAACCGTTGGCGGATGATTTTCGATGCCCAGAGCGATGCGCCGTTACCGGACTGGTACCAGGCCAAAGTCGAGCAAATGTTTGCAATCGTCGAAGCGCTGTTCGGCCAATTGGCCCCGGAAATCTCCGCGGAGCAAAATCGGCTGGCTTCGCGGGCGCTATGGAGCGGCGTACACGGCATCTGCATTCTGTCATTGACCGGCGAACATCAGCCCGGCGAAGTCGAAGCCGCGGGAAAGGCGGTGGAGTTGTTGGTTTGGACGTTTATTCAGGGCTGGAAGATTGCACCGAATCCGGCAAATGCCAGACCACCAGAATAG
- a CDS encoding AMP-binding protein translates to MLKIVLRWLLTLLYRVKVNGLENYAAAGNRVLIVANHTSFLDPLLLGVFLPDDITFAINTHISERWWLKPFLRLSKVFPMDPTHPLSLKALIHHMQQDTKTVIFPEGRITTTGTLMKIYDGTGMVADKSGATLLPVRIDGAEFSRFSKLGDKVRQRWFPRIHIHILPPTRIETHGDVTGKARRKHSGHILSDIMSEMMFATSHYRQTVFAALLEARTIFGGNYAIAEDLERKPVSYDALIARSIAVGKLVKSITESGENVGVLLPNSCKTLNVILGLQLYRRTPAMLNYSLGAAGMAAACRTGQVKTVLTSRKFIEAAHLQTEADALAQQVNVVYLEDLAAGLTGRDKAAAWLQGKTAKLWYRSRDYDADDAAVVLFTSGSEGLPKGVVLSHANILANHKQIRARIDFGPGDVVLNFLPMFHSFGFTVGTMMSVLNGMVSFFYPSPLHYAVIPEMAYEVGATIMFGTNTFLAAYAKKAHPYDFYKMRYVVAGAEKLQETTRSLWLNKFGIRILEGYGATETAPVTSVNTPMDYKAGSVGRFMPDMLHHLEPVPGIEGAGRLHVAGPNIMKGYLLPDNPGVLTPPNSPVYGEGWYDTGDIVHVDDEGFIHIRGRSKRFAKVGGEMVSLTAVEQLAIQAWPDTQHAAVSLPDPRKGEQIILLTTQRDGSLKQLAEAAPGVAAINLPKKLFVLEKLPVLATGKTDYPGATALAAQLTQTHTADEDH, encoded by the coding sequence ATGTTGAAAATCGTATTGCGCTGGCTGTTAACCCTACTTTACCGGGTCAAGGTCAACGGTCTGGAAAATTACGCCGCCGCCGGCAACCGAGTGCTGATCGTCGCTAACCACACCTCGTTTCTCGATCCGTTGCTATTGGGGGTGTTTCTACCGGACGATATCACCTTTGCCATCAACACCCACATCTCCGAACGCTGGTGGTTGAAACCGTTTTTAAGGCTTTCCAAAGTGTTCCCAATGGACCCGACCCATCCGCTGTCGTTAAAAGCCTTGATCCACCACATGCAGCAAGACACCAAGACCGTGATTTTCCCGGAAGGCCGGATCACGACGACCGGAACCTTGATGAAAATCTACGACGGCACCGGCATGGTCGCCGACAAATCCGGTGCCACGCTATTGCCGGTGCGAATCGACGGCGCCGAATTCAGCCGCTTTTCCAAGTTGGGCGACAAGGTCAGACAACGCTGGTTCCCGCGCATCCACATCCACATCCTGCCACCCACCCGAATCGAAACCCACGGCGACGTGACCGGCAAAGCCCGCCGCAAACATAGCGGCCATATTTTGTCGGACATCATGAGCGAAATGATGTTTGCCACCAGCCATTACCGGCAAACCGTTTTTGCCGCGCTACTGGAAGCTCGCACCATTTTTGGCGGCAACTACGCCATTGCCGAGGACCTGGAGCGCAAACCGGTCAGTTACGACGCCTTGATCGCGCGCAGCATCGCGGTCGGCAAATTGGTTAAATCCATTACCGAATCCGGCGAAAACGTCGGCGTGTTGCTGCCGAACAGTTGCAAAACCTTGAACGTAATCCTGGGGCTGCAACTTTACCGCCGCACGCCGGCCATGCTGAATTACTCGCTGGGTGCCGCCGGTATGGCTGCCGCCTGCCGTACCGGCCAAGTCAAAACCGTATTGACTTCACGCAAGTTCATCGAAGCCGCCCATTTGCAAACCGAAGCCGATGCGTTGGCGCAACAGGTCAATGTGGTGTATCTGGAGGATCTGGCGGCGGGTTTGACCGGTCGAGACAAAGCGGCGGCATGGTTGCAAGGCAAGACTGCCAAGCTGTGGTACAGAAGCCGCGACTACGATGCCGACGATGCCGCCGTGGTACTGTTCACCTCCGGTTCGGAAGGCTTGCCGAAAGGCGTGGTGTTGTCGCATGCCAACATTCTCGCCAACCATAAACAAATTCGCGCCCGCATCGACTTCGGACCGGGCGACGTGGTGTTGAATTTTCTGCCGATGTTCCATTCCTTCGGCTTCACCGTCGGCACGATGATGTCGGTATTGAACGGCATGGTCAGCTTCTTCTACCCTTCCCCGCTGCATTATGCGGTGATACCGGAAATGGCCTACGAAGTCGGCGCCACCATCATGTTCGGTACCAATACCTTTCTGGCCGCGTACGCGAAAAAAGCCCACCCTTACGATTTTTACAAGATGCGTTACGTCGTGGCCGGCGCCGAAAAACTGCAGGAAACCACCCGCTCGTTATGGCTGAACAAGTTCGGCATCCGGATTCTGGAAGGTTACGGTGCCACCGAAACCGCCCCGGTCACATCGGTCAACACGCCGATGGACTACAAAGCCGGCAGCGTCGGCCGGTTCATGCCCGACATGCTGCACCACCTGGAGCCGGTCCCGGGCATAGAAGGCGCCGGCCGCCTGCACGTCGCCGGCCCCAACATCATGAAAGGCTACTTGTTGCCGGATAACCCCGGCGTGTTGACGCCGCCCAATTCGCCGGTCTACGGCGAGGGTTGGTACGATACCGGCGACATCGTTCACGTCGACGACGAGGGCTTTATCCATATCCGCGGCCGCAGCAAACGCTTCGCCAAAGTCGGCGGCGAAATGGTTTCGCTGACCGCGGTCGAGCAATTGGCGATCCAGGCCTGGCCCGACACGCAACACGCCGCGGTCAGCCTGCCCGACCCGCGCAAGGGCGAACAAATCATCCTGCTGACCACCCAGCGCGACGGCAGCTTGAAGCAACTGGCGGAAGCCGCGCCGGGCGTCGCCGCGATCAATCTGCCGAAGAAATTGTTCGTGCTGGAAAAACTGCCGGTGTTAGCCACCGGTAAGACCGATTATCCGGGCGCAACGGCGTTAGCGGCGCAATTGACGCAAACCCATACCGCCGACGAAGACCATTAA
- the lplT gene encoding lysophospholipid transporter LplT, producing MNKFIYPLLVAQFLSAFADNAILFTVIAMVMQQAEPASWYVPALQSVFLVAFVALAPWAGGFADSQPKSRVLIIANLIKAGGAVLLLFKVEPLLAYCLVGVGATLYSPAKYGILPELAGHGALVKANSWIEGSTILAILTGMLVGAKLADHSVTWALLATIGLYSVSAATTLVLPVGLRKPVGSGSKILLFYREVKDFLSVPRSRFAVLGASLFWAAAASVRVIIIAWAPLVLMLHNASDIANLTLFLALGIIAGSALAPQLIPLEHLRRARIPAYAMSALIVALSFTDAIWPARGVLFLMGTAGGLFIVPINAALQEIGQQSIGSGGAVAMQNFFQNAAMLLAVGCYTLAAAQQVTPVAALVGLGLILLVATILVVWHLPDSVQSSSPE from the coding sequence ATGAACAAATTCATTTACCCGTTGCTGGTCGCTCAATTCCTCTCGGCCTTTGCCGACAACGCCATTTTATTTACCGTGATCGCCATGGTGATGCAACAAGCCGAACCGGCCAGTTGGTACGTACCGGCCTTGCAAAGCGTATTCTTGGTGGCTTTTGTCGCATTGGCGCCCTGGGCGGGCGGTTTTGCCGACAGCCAGCCCAAATCGAGGGTGTTGATAATCGCCAATTTGATCAAAGCCGGCGGTGCCGTATTGCTGCTGTTCAAGGTCGAGCCCTTGTTGGCCTACTGCCTGGTCGGTGTCGGCGCCACGCTCTATAGCCCGGCCAAGTACGGCATTTTGCCGGAGCTCGCCGGACACGGCGCCTTGGTCAAAGCCAATAGTTGGATCGAGGGATCGACGATTTTAGCGATCTTGACCGGTATGCTGGTCGGCGCCAAACTGGCCGACCATTCGGTGACTTGGGCTTTGCTGGCGACAATCGGCCTGTATTCAGTCTCGGCCGCGACGACGCTGGTGTTGCCGGTAGGCCTACGCAAACCGGTCGGCAGCGGTTCGAAAATCCTGCTGTTCTACCGCGAGGTCAAAGATTTTCTGTCGGTACCGCGCTCGCGTTTCGCGGTGTTGGGCGCCTCGTTGTTCTGGGCGGCGGCGGCCAGCGTCAGAGTCATCATCATCGCCTGGGCGCCGCTGGTGTTAATGCTGCACAATGCCAGCGACATCGCCAACCTGACGCTATTCCTGGCGCTGGGCATCATCGCCGGTTCGGCGCTGGCGCCGCAGTTGATCCCGCTCGAGCATTTGCGCCGGGCACGGATACCGGCTTATGCGATGAGCGCACTGATTGTTGCATTAAGCTTTACCGACGCGATTTGGCCGGCACGCGGCGTACTGTTCTTGATGGGAACCGCCGGCGGATTATTCATCGTGCCGATCAATGCCGCCTTGCAGGAAATCGGCCAACAAAGTATCGGCAGCGGCGGTGCGGTGGCGATGCAGAATTTCTTTCAGAACGCGGCAATGCTGCTGGCCGTCGGTTGCTATACCCTGGCGGCAGCGCAACAGGTGACTCCGGTTGCCGCTTTAGTCGGATTGGGGCTGATATTGCTTGTGGCTACTATTCTGGTGGTCTGGCATTTGCCGGATTCGGTGCAATCTTCCAGCCCTGAATAA